In a genomic window of Thunnus thynnus chromosome 16, fThuThy2.1, whole genome shotgun sequence:
- the si:ch211-266g18.9 gene encoding transforming growth factor-beta receptor-associated protein 1 — MAFKAFTQIDVYEKQAASKEKDKSSIHCLECYDRNVYIGTKDATVQHLILPSSTNGDMRPDQSKTREGRTRKLGSSNPVAQLRAVALFNHLLVLWDRSVTALNMFSLEPVPSLKKIQHVSLFEVCHSTLTAQSACVEMVTSSSRRKVIRIHLVGVDRWEVVKEVPLFQDPVALAIDGTTLCVATTDKYLLCDIKTGSSEELFPHNHSRQHVIVTSVGQGEFLLNGPESLGMFVMKTGICQRPPLQWPQEVLAAGVCFPYILTLQPQVLSVYSMLDQQHKQTVGLSGAKGLLSTSDGVLVFTERGIFSLRLVPLEEQIQTLVGHERVEEALLLLDRVQSHHPLDAYKELQKAITCLAGFAHFYQEGFSEARDLFIKGELDPREIIRLYPNMESCVSEDFQSQLDQTNKSRDLQVLWQEDRNTFHHYLAFLGDFLRAVRGMEQSLKCSKEVDCALLRLYTEQTDTENLQQLVLFPNACSLDYCIPVLEQHNRFFALGSLYQSHGKQIDAIKTWIKIADGFHKDPSCSDVYGHIVWTLSQLKDKDVVWTFADWTLHRNQETGVQIFTKRPPDDHFVTQDVLDLLEKYPLAQLLYLEFLIHNLNSEEERHHNRLALAYVTQTLQEEEETKSDLRVTRGKLQQLLWDSKFYDISTVYERVKPTTLHIEKAILLGRTGEHSQSLQVLVHQGQDPQAAEAYCCKAAQGQDTQFKKALLLTLLKIYLSSEDLTSAAVDLLNNNPQVFAAEKVIHLLPESWSVQLVSQFLVRFLRETFHQRQTRRLQQALAQAELLRHKVIWMQASKTKVRVDKGQVCKVCQQDLAEPQFACNLHGELMHTSCT, encoded by the exons ATGGCTTTTAAAGCCTTCACACAAATAGATGTCTATGAAAAGCAAGCAGCTTCTAAAGAAAAGGACAAATCCAGCATCCACTGCCTTGAGTGCTATGACCGAAATGTGTATATAGGGACCAAAGATGCAACAGTGCAGCACCTCATTCTTCCCAGTAGCACAAATGGAGACATGAGGCCTGACCAGAGCAAAACCAGGGAAGGTAGGACAAGAAAACTAGGCTCAAGCAACCCAGTAGCCCAACTGAGGGCAGTCGCACTTTTCAACCATCTGCTGGTCCTGTGGGACCGGAGCGTTACTGCCCTCAACATGTTCTCCTTAGAGCCTGTTCCCAGTCTGAAGAAGATCCagcatgtttctttgtttgagGTATGCCACTCAACGCTCACAGCTCAGTCTGCATGTGTGGAGATGGTGACTTCCTCGAGCCGCAGGAAGGTGATAAGGATCCACCTAGTGGGCGTGGACAGGTGGGAGGTCGTGAAGGAAGTCCCTCTCTTTCAGGATCCTGTGGCCTTGGCAATAGATGGCACAACTCTGTGTGTAGCTACTACTGACAAGTACCTCCTGTGTGATATAAAGACTGGGAGCAGTGAGGAGCTCTTTCCTCACAATCACAGCAGGCAGCATGTCATTGTTACCTCAGTGGGACAAGGGGAATTCCTCCTGAATGGGCCTGAATCTTTGG GCATGTTTGTGATGAAGACCGGGATATGCCAGCGCCCTCCCCTGCAGTGGCCTCAGGAGGTGCTGGCAGCCGGAGTATGTTTCCCTTACATCCTAACCCTACAGCCCCAAGTGTTGTCTGTCTACAGCATGTTAGATCAGCAGCACAAACAGACTGTGGGTCTCAGCGGAGCGAAGGGTCTGCTCTCCACATCAG ATGGTGTGTTAGTGTTCACAGAGAGAGGCATTTTCAGCCTGCGTCTGGTGCCATTGGAAGAACAGATCCAGACACTTGTAGGGCACGAAAGGGTCGAGGAGGCCTTATTGCTGTTGGACAGAGTTCAAAGCCATCATCCACTTGACGCATACAAG GAGCTGCAGAAGGCCATCACTTGCCTGGCTGGATTTGCTCATTTTTACCAGGAGGGTTTTTCCGAAGCCAGGGATCTATTCAT TAAAGGTGAGCTGGACCCCAGAGAAATCATCCGCCTCTACCCTAACATGGAGTCTTGTGTCAGTGAGGACTTTCAATCCCAGCTTGATCAAACGAACAAGAGCAGGGATCTCCAGGTGCTCTGGCaagaggacagaaacacatttcatcattACCTGGCCTTCCTGGGAGATTTTCTCAGAGCAGTCCGGGGGATGGAGCAAAGCCTGAAGTGCAGTAAAGAGGTCGACTGCGCCCTCCTGAGGCTGtacacagaacagacagacactgaAAATCTGCAGCAGCTTGTGTTATTTCCCAATGCTTGCAGCCTGGACTACTGTATTCCTGTTCTGGAGCAACACaacag gTTTTTTGCATTAGGTTCACTTTATCAAAGTCATGGAAAGCAAATCGATGCAATAAAG ACATGGATAAAGATTGCAGATGGTTTCCACAAAGACCCCTCCTGCTCTGATGTCTATGGACACATCGTGTGGACTCTCAGTCAGCTGAAAGACAAAGATGTTGTGTGGACATTTGCAGACTGGACTCTGCACAGAAACCAAGAG ACAGGTGTGCAGATTTTCACCAAGCGTCCACCAGatgatcattttgtgacacAAGATGTCCTTGATCTCTTGGAGAAGTATCCCCTGGCACAGCTTTTGTATCTTGAGTTCCTAATTCACAACTTGAACAGTGAG GAGGAGAGACATCACAACCGTCTGGCCCTAGCATATGTTACTCAGACACtgcaagaggaagaggaaacaaagtCAGATCTGCGGGTGACCAGAGGGAAGTTGCAGCAGCTGCTATGGGACTCGAAATTCTATGACATCTCAACTGTATATG AGCGAGTTAAGCCAACAACCCTGCACATAGAGAAAGCAATTCTCCTCGGTAGGACTGGTGAACACTCTCAGTCCCTGCAGGTGCTTGTTCACCAGGGGCAAGACCCCCAGGCTGCAGAGGCCTACTGCTGCAAGGCCGCCCAGGGCCAGGACACACAGTTCAAGAAGGCCCTGCTGCTCACCCTGCTCAAAATTTACCTGAGCTCCGAGGATCTCACCAGCGCTGCTGTGGATCTGCTCAACAACAACCCTCAGGTCTTTGCTGCAGAGAAGGTCATCCATCTCCTGCCTGAATCCTGGTCTGTTCAACTGGTCTCCCAGTTCCTGGTTAGATTCCTGAGGGAGACCTTCCACCAGAGGCAGACGAGGAGGCTGCAACAAGCTCTGGCCCAGGCGGAGCTCCTGAGGCACAAGGTCATTTGG ATGCAGGCGTCAAAAACAAAGGTCAGAGTGGACAAGGGGCAGGTCTGTAAGGTTTGTCAGCAAGACCTTGCAGAGCCACAGTTTGCCTGTAACCTGCACGGCGAGCTGATGCATACAAGCTGCACCTGA